A window from Chitinophagales bacterium encodes these proteins:
- a CDS encoding acyl-CoA dehydrogenase family protein, with amino-acid sequence MSQNENKSHKSDLYQHHDYYNVDDLLSDEHKLVRESVRNFVKKEISPIIDDYAQKSEFPKQLIKGLGEIGAFGPNIPTEYGGGGMDEISYGLIMQEIERGDSGIRSTASVQGSLVMYPIYKFASEEIKKKFLPKLATGEMMGCFGLTEPNHGSNPGGMETTIKDDGDHVLLNGAKMWISNATFADIAVVWAKDESGKIRGLVVERGMEGFSTPEIKQKWSLRASATGELVFNNVKVPKSNLFPEIRGLKGPLTCLSSARYGISWGAIGVALDCYDTALRYAKERYQFDKPIAAFQLTQKKLAEMITEITKMQLLAWRLGTLKNEGKATPAQISMAKRNNVEFALKIARESRQILGAMGISGEYSIMRHMMNLESVITYEGTHDIHLLITGQDVTGINAFA; translated from the coding sequence ATGAGCCAAAATGAAAATAAATCACACAAAAGCGACCTTTACCAACACCACGATTATTACAATGTAGATGATTTACTCAGTGATGAGCACAAGCTGGTGCGCGAATCGGTACGCAATTTTGTAAAGAAAGAGATCAGCCCGATCATTGACGATTATGCGCAAAAATCTGAATTTCCCAAACAACTGATCAAAGGGCTGGGTGAGATTGGCGCTTTTGGTCCGAATATCCCAACGGAATACGGAGGGGGAGGCATGGACGAAATCTCCTATGGCCTGATTATGCAGGAAATTGAACGGGGTGATTCGGGCATTCGTTCTACCGCATCTGTGCAGGGCTCGCTTGTAATGTATCCTATTTACAAATTTGCTTCAGAAGAAATCAAAAAGAAGTTTTTACCCAAGTTGGCCACAGGCGAAATGATGGGTTGTTTCGGCCTGACCGAGCCCAATCACGGCTCCAACCCTGGCGGAATGGAAACTACCATCAAAGATGACGGAGACCATGTGCTGCTCAATGGTGCCAAAATGTGGATCAGCAATGCCACCTTTGCCGATATTGCAGTGGTTTGGGCAAAAGATGAAAGTGGCAAAATCCGAGGGTTGGTTGTGGAGAGAGGTATGGAAGGTTTTTCTACACCTGAGATCAAGCAAAAATGGTCGTTGCGCGCCAGTGCTACGGGCGAATTGGTCTTTAATAATGTAAAAGTGCCAAAGTCCAATCTTTTTCCAGAAATACGAGGACTGAAAGGTCCGTTAACTTGTTTGTCTTCTGCACGCTATGGCATCTCCTGGGGTGCCATTGGAGTCGCATTGGATTGCTATGATACGGCTTTGCGCTATGCCAAAGAACGCTATCAGTTCGACAAACCCATTGCAGCTTTTCAACTGACACAAAAAAAACTGGCAGAAATGATCACCGAAATTACCAAGATGCAATTGCTGGCCTGGCGCTTGGGTACATTGAAAAACGAAGGCAAGGCAACACCCGCACAAATATCCATGGCCAAGCGCAACAATGTGGAGTTTGCATTGAAAATCGCTCGTGAATCGCGTCAGATTCTTGGAGCTATGGGCATTTCAGGTGAATATTCAATTATGCGCCATATGATGAACCTGGAATCGGTCATTACTTATGAGGGCACACACGACATCCATTTGCTCATCACCGGGCAGGATGTGACGGGGATAAATGCATTTGCCTAA
- a CDS encoding ABC transporter ATP-binding protein codes for MLEARDIHKKYGELEVLKGVSLKVEKSEIVSIVGASGAGKSTLLQIIGTLDKPDSGSIKIDNTAIDSLNEKQLAKFRNEKIGFVFQFHHLLPEFTALENILIPAYLGKANISNPEKRAKELLDLLGLKNRMEHKPNALSGGEQQRVAVARALMNKPALVLADEPSGNLDSNNSKELHELFFRLRDELEQTFILVTHNKDLANMADRKLEMQDGLILS; via the coding sequence ATGCTCGAAGCAAGGGATATCCATAAAAAATACGGGGAACTGGAAGTGCTGAAAGGTGTAAGCCTGAAAGTGGAAAAATCTGAAATTGTAAGTATAGTGGGAGCTTCGGGTGCCGGGAAAAGTACGCTTTTGCAAATCATCGGTACGCTGGACAAGCCCGACAGCGGCAGCATTAAAATTGACAATACAGCAATAGACAGCCTGAATGAAAAGCAATTGGCCAAATTCAGAAATGAGAAGATCGGTTTTGTTTTTCAGTTTCACCATTTGTTACCTGAATTCACTGCGCTGGAAAATATTCTGATTCCAGCTTATTTGGGCAAAGCAAATATTTCCAATCCGGAAAAGCGCGCAAAGGAATTGCTGGATTTGCTGGGTTTAAAGAATCGAATGGAACACAAGCCCAATGCCCTGAGCGGGGGAGAGCAGCAAAGAGTAGCTGTTGCCCGCGCATTGATGAACAAGCCTGCACTCGTGTTGGCTGATGAACCTTCAGGCAATCTGGATTCCAATAATTCAAAGGAACTGCACGAATTGTTTTTCCGCCTGAGAGATGAATTGGAGCAGACATTTATATTGGTCACCCACAATAAAGACCTGGCAAATATGGCCGACCGCAAACTGGAAATGCAGGATGGGTTGATTCTAAGCTAG
- a CDS encoding bile acid:sodium symporter family protein — protein sequence MEKLSGNIQFNEESLLLLNICIGFILFGIALDLKGSDFKLVLTSPRSAIAGFVSQFLFLPAVTALLIWLFEIPTGYALGMILVAACPGGNISNFISHLAKANTALSVSMTALATASAAVLTPINFTFWSQLLFDNLDTEYFTLDPLKLAETIFLIMAVPIMLGMAFNFKFPSKALLIKKPVRILSMIIFVGFIVIAIAQNFDVFTAHFSEIFLLVLMHNALAYTVGFLVGFILKVPLADKKTIVIETGIQNSALGLVIIFSFFNGAADMALIAAWWGVWHGISGSALAFILSRYR from the coding sequence TTGGAAAAACTTTCCGGGAATATTCAATTCAATGAAGAGAGTCTTTTATTGCTCAATATCTGCATAGGCTTTATACTTTTTGGAATAGCACTGGATTTAAAGGGTTCTGATTTTAAGCTTGTGCTCACTAGTCCCCGATCTGCAATTGCTGGCTTTGTTTCCCAGTTTTTGTTCTTACCTGCAGTCACTGCGCTTTTAATTTGGTTGTTTGAAATTCCTACCGGTTATGCCCTGGGAATGATATTGGTAGCTGCCTGCCCTGGAGGTAATATTTCCAATTTTATCAGTCATCTGGCAAAGGCCAATACAGCTTTGTCGGTGAGTATGACTGCCCTGGCAACTGCATCGGCAGCAGTTCTTACACCAATTAACTTTACATTTTGGTCACAGTTGCTGTTTGACAATTTAGATACAGAATATTTCACCCTAGATCCCCTCAAGTTGGCTGAAACGATTTTCCTGATCATGGCAGTGCCGATTATGTTGGGAATGGCTTTTAACTTTAAGTTTCCAAGCAAAGCGCTCTTGATTAAAAAACCTGTGCGTATTTTATCCATGATCATTTTTGTAGGCTTTATTGTCATTGCAATAGCTCAAAACTTTGATGTGTTTACGGCACATTTCAGCGAAATATTTTTGCTCGTTCTCATGCATAATGCCCTGGCCTACACAGTGGGTTTTTTAGTTGGTTTTATCCTGAAAGTACCGCTTGCCGATAAGAAAACCATTGTGATCGAAACAGGCATCCAAAACTCGGCACTGGGTCTGGTCATAATTTTTTCCTTTTTCAATGGCGCAGCGGATATGGCCTTAATTGCCGCCTGGTGGGGCGTTTGGCATGGTATTTCGGGAAGTGCACTTGCATTTATTTTATCGCGATACAGGTAG